One region of Dokdonia sp. 4H-3-7-5 genomic DNA includes:
- a CDS encoding NACHT domain-containing protein, with protein MEEEKIYLELIKAGIKIASDSLTKVVSRINENRLQRKRDKKQKKTQEKTERIILNPSEFFDVNISIDYENSITKIQNHINEIERWADVIKFSDLSKKRSLNSVYIQLDTYVVPVKRQFNFNEKKNTLPLEKAVLSNKEHCVILGQPGAGKTTSLKKICNLIITENNDTQYTFPILLRFRDLEEIVKSSILNHILNITPIIFEFAGKKDSDFNSDIEKVREEAVITFLNSINAILILDGFDELKDSNSKNIILKELRKLASKLTNAKIVLSCRTGEFNYELDYSNTFEIAPLNNNQIELFVNKWLNDESKSQDFLNKVRNSPFADTSIKPLSLAHLCTIYQRIGNIPDQPKTIYRKVVNLLIEEWDEQRAITRESAFDGFQTDQKFEFLTNLSYYLTINYQTSTFSVSQFELAYENISEYHNLPLKKASEVVKELESHTGLFIESGYDKFEFVHKSIQEYLSADYIVKLPSLNTVKKNFEHLGSELAIAVSISSNSSLFFIELVLNYFNKTKLSNEFYNSFISRIISENPAFKQEELIGVTALVLLSNWINPENKVLNKYSKHDVFIDEYSIFIEFSKCLNLNDQKLKISKYYKYNGGVQNKGIAELIRVKIPENHRRLPSKIFITNKLYSEFNK; from the coding sequence TTGGAAGAAGAAAAAATATATCTCGAATTAATTAAGGCAGGAATTAAAATTGCTTCTGACTCACTAACTAAGGTTGTGAGCAGAATTAATGAAAATAGACTTCAAAGGAAGAGAGATAAAAAACAAAAAAAAACACAAGAAAAAACAGAAAGAATTATTCTTAATCCAAGTGAATTTTTTGATGTAAACATTAGTATTGATTATGAGAATAGTATAACCAAAATACAAAATCATATTAATGAAATTGAAAGGTGGGCAGATGTAATTAAATTTAGTGATTTAAGTAAAAAACGAAGCTTAAATTCAGTTTACATACAACTAGACACCTATGTAGTACCAGTAAAAAGGCAATTCAACTTTAATGAAAAGAAAAACACCTTACCGTTGGAGAAAGCTGTTTTGTCAAATAAAGAGCACTGTGTAATTTTAGGGCAACCTGGTGCAGGAAAAACTACAAGTCTGAAAAAAATCTGCAATTTAATTATCACGGAAAATAACGATACGCAGTATACATTCCCTATCCTACTTCGATTTAGAGACTTGGAAGAAATAGTTAAGTCATCTATTCTTAATCATATTTTAAATATAACACCCATAATATTTGAATTCGCAGGAAAAAAAGATTCGGATTTTAATTCAGATATCGAGAAAGTTAGAGAAGAAGCTGTTATTACATTTCTAAATTCTATTAACGCAATTCTAATTTTAGATGGATTTGATGAATTAAAAGATTCTAATTCAAAAAATATCATTTTAAAAGAACTTCGAAAATTAGCTTCGAAATTAACTAATGCTAAAATAGTATTAAGTTGCAGGACAGGCGAATTCAATTATGAATTAGATTATTCAAATACGTTCGAGATAGCCCCTCTAAATAATAATCAAATTGAACTTTTCGTAAATAAGTGGCTCAATGATGAATCTAAATCACAAGACTTTCTCAATAAAGTAAGGAATAGCCCTTTCGCAGATACATCGATAAAGCCACTTTCATTAGCACACCTTTGTACAATTTATCAGAGAATAGGAAACATACCAGATCAACCAAAAACGATTTATAGAAAAGTGGTTAACTTATTAATAGAAGAATGGGACGAACAAAGAGCTATTACAAGAGAATCTGCCTTTGACGGATTTCAAACTGATCAAAAATTTGAGTTTTTAACTAACTTATCATATTATCTTACGATTAATTATCAAACTTCTACTTTTTCTGTTTCCCAATTTGAATTAGCTTATGAGAATATATCTGAATATCATAATCTACCACTTAAAAAAGCAAGTGAGGTTGTTAAAGAATTAGAATCTCATACTGGACTTTTTATTGAATCAGGTTATGACAAATTTGAATTTGTTCATAAATCAATTCAAGAATATTTATCAGCAGATTATATTGTGAAATTACCATCTTTAAACACAGTTAAAAAGAATTTTGAGCATTTAGGTTCTGAGTTGGCCATTGCTGTATCAATATCTTCTAATTCTAGTTTGTTTTTTATCGAATTAGTTTTAAATTATTTTAATAAAACCAAATTATCAAATGAATTTTACAACTCTTTTATTTCTCGCATTATCTCTGAAAACCCTGCATTTAAACAAGAAGAATTAATAGGTGTTACTGCTTTAGTCTTGTTATCAAATTGGATAAATCCTGAGAATAAAGTTTTGAATAAATATTCTAAGCACGATGTTTTCATAGATGAATATTCAATATTTATTGAATTCTCTAAATGCCTTAATCTTAATGATCAAAAATTAAAAATATCCAAATACTACAAATACAATGGCGGAGTTCAAAATAAGGGAATAGCTGAATTGATACGAGTAAAAATTCCAGAAAATCACAGGAGGCTTCCAAGCAAAATATTCATAACCAACAAATTATACTCGGAATTTAACAAATAA
- a CDS encoding suppressor of fused domain protein produces the protein MVFNKDFHSPKLADKTIDFYSLIPLYSEEVNVKIKKGVEALFDGFDKHAVTDILVLNRPNTAKRKKLFGLF, from the coding sequence ATCGTTTTTAACAAGGATTTTCATTCTCCAAAGTTAGCAGACAAAACCATTGACTTTTACTCATTGATTCCTCTCTATAGCGAAGAAGTTAATGTAAAGATTAAAAAAGGCGTAGAAGCGCTTTTTGACGGCTTTGACAAGCACGCCGTGACAGATATATTAGTATTAAACAGGCCTAATACTGCCAAAAGAAAAAAGCTTTTTGGGTTGTTTTAG
- a CDS encoding VOC family protein — MSTFFINHVAISVQDVAVSIAFYQKVFGLTEIENTASVSPTRWLALGDSKQLHLIPRPGETVITNKAVHLALATADLASFISHLKNLDIDYADWRGTPTKDYVRNDGIQQVYFQDPDGYWIEINDDA, encoded by the coding sequence ATGAGCACATTCTTTATAAATCATGTAGCTATTTCTGTACAAGACGTAGCCGTCTCCATTGCTTTTTACCAAAAAGTATTTGGGCTTACCGAAATAGAAAATACCGCCTCTGTCTCCCCTACTCGCTGGCTCGCCCTAGGTGATAGCAAGCAACTGCACCTCATCCCAAGACCAGGCGAAACCGTAATCACTAACAAAGCAGTACACCTCGCACTCGCCACGGCAGATCTTGCTTCCTTTATCTCACACCTCAAAAACCTAGACATAGATTATGCCGACTGGCGAGGAACGCCTACTAAAGATTATGTGCGCAATGACGGGATACAGCAAGTGTACTTCCAAGATCCAGATGGCTACTGGATAGAAATAAATGATGATGCCTAG
- a CDS encoding ATP-dependent helicase gives MDSKLEVYIEGLNEAQRAPTLHKEGALIVIAGAGSGKTRVLTLRIAYLMSQGVDAFNILSLTFTNKAAREMKKRISDIVGSSEAKNLWMGTFHSIFAKILRIEADKLGYPSNFTIYDTQDSQRLISAIIKELQLDKDIYKYKQIQNRISSFKNSLITVRAYQNDPELVEADAMAKRPRMGEIYAEYVDRCFKAGAMDFDDLLLRTNELLNRFPEVLNKYQNRFKYILVDEYQDTNHSQYLIVKALSDKFQNICVVGDDSQSIYAFRGANINNILNFQKDYENVAMYRLEQNYRSSKVIVEAANSVIEKNKTRLDKTVWTANPDGGEIIVHRSPTDGEEGRYVASSIFENRMNHQLMNGDFAILYRTNAQSRAMEDALRKRDIPYRIYGGLSFYQRKEIKDVLGYLRVLINPKDEEALKRVINYPARGIGGTTIDKLTVAAKHYGRSMFEVMEKIEQLGPSMNINRGTQTKLKNFVTMIKSFQILNEQSDAFTVAEKVAKKTGLLQELKKDGTPEGVARIENIEELLNGMRDFVEEQKELADTTGSLAEFLEDVALATSMDNDTGDDDRVALMTIHLAKGLEFPFVYIVGMEEDLFPSGMSMSTRSELEEERRLFYVALTRAEKQAYLTYTESRYRWGKLVDAEPSRFIEEIDDKYLDYQTPMMRNRYKSLMDIDEYGEVDKSKLRLKKPVSGTPPRVGNPSQDQLRKLRKIRPTSGDEPVSSLAGALEAGTVVKHIRFGKGIVVGLEGKGQDQKAEINFENGGLKKLLLRFAKLEIVS, from the coding sequence ATGGATTCAAAATTAGAAGTATATATTGAGGGCTTAAACGAGGCCCAACGCGCTCCCACACTACATAAAGAGGGAGCATTAATTGTAATTGCAGGTGCGGGATCTGGTAAAACGCGAGTGCTTACCTTACGTATTGCTTACCTCATGTCTCAGGGAGTAGACGCCTTTAACATCTTATCACTCACCTTTACAAATAAGGCGGCACGTGAGATGAAAAAGCGTATCTCTGATATTGTGGGTAGCTCTGAGGCAAAGAATTTATGGATGGGAACCTTTCACTCCATTTTTGCCAAAATCTTGCGTATTGAGGCAGATAAGCTAGGGTACCCGTCTAACTTTACGATTTATGATACCCAAGACTCCCAGCGTTTAATAAGCGCGATTATCAAGGAGCTGCAGCTGGATAAGGATATCTATAAGTATAAGCAGATTCAAAACCGTATTTCTTCTTTTAAAAACAGCTTGATTACGGTACGTGCGTATCAAAATGATCCTGAGCTGGTAGAGGCAGATGCGATGGCAAAACGCCCGCGTATGGGGGAGATTTATGCAGAGTATGTAGATCGCTGTTTTAAGGCAGGAGCGATGGACTTTGATGATTTACTGCTACGCACAAATGAGTTGCTTAACCGTTTTCCAGAGGTACTTAATAAATACCAGAATCGTTTTAAATATATATTGGTAGATGAGTATCAAGATACTAACCATAGCCAGTATCTTATTGTAAAGGCACTGTCTGATAAGTTTCAGAATATCTGTGTAGTGGGAGATGACTCGCAGAGTATCTACGCCTTCCGTGGGGCAAACATTAATAACATTTTGAACTTCCAGAAGGATTATGAGAATGTAGCAATGTACCGCCTAGAGCAGAATTACCGCTCCTCAAAAGTGATAGTGGAGGCGGCAAACAGTGTGATAGAAAAAAACAAAACCAGACTGGATAAAACAGTATGGACCGCAAACCCAGATGGTGGTGAGATTATCGTGCACCGCTCTCCTACAGATGGTGAGGAGGGACGCTATGTGGCGAGTTCTATTTTTGAAAATAGAATGAATCACCAGCTCATGAATGGAGATTTTGCGATTTTATATAGAACAAACGCACAGTCACGTGCGATGGAGGATGCCTTGCGCAAGCGAGATATCCCATACCGTATTTATGGAGGGTTATCCTTCTATCAACGTAAGGAGATTAAGGATGTGCTGGGCTACCTGCGCGTGCTTATTAACCCAAAAGATGAGGAAGCACTTAAACGTGTGATTAACTATCCTGCAAGAGGAATAGGCGGTACGACCATAGACAAGCTTACGGTGGCGGCAAAACACTACGGGCGTTCTATGTTTGAGGTGATGGAGAAGATCGAGCAGCTGGGTCCCTCGATGAATATAAATCGTGGTACACAGACTAAGCTTAAGAACTTTGTAACGATGATTAAGAGTTTCCAGATTCTTAATGAGCAAAGTGATGCCTTTACCGTGGCAGAAAAGGTAGCAAAGAAAACAGGACTCTTACAAGAACTTAAAAAGGATGGAACTCCAGAGGGTGTTGCTCGTATAGAAAATATAGAGGAGCTGCTCAACGGTATGCGCGACTTTGTAGAGGAGCAAAAGGAGCTAGCAGATACTACAGGATCGCTTGCAGAGTTCCTAGAAGATGTGGCACTTGCCACAAGTATGGATAATGATACGGGTGATGATGACCGCGTGGCGCTTATGACCATCCACCTAGCAAAGGGACTTGAGTTTCCATTTGTATACATCGTGGGTATGGAGGAAGATCTCTTTCCTTCTGGTATGAGTATGAGCACGCGTAGTGAGCTAGAGGAGGAGCGCCGCTTGTTTTATGTGGCACTTACAAGAGCAGAAAAGCAGGCATACCTTACCTATACAGAGTCTAGATATCGCTGGGGTAAACTGGTAGATGCAGAGCCTAGCCGTTTTATAGAGGAAATAGATGATAAGTATCTGGATTACCAGACGCCTATGATGAGAAACCGCTATAAGTCACTCATGGATATAGATGAGTATGGCGAGGTAGATAAAAGTAAATTACGATTAAAGAAGCCGGTGAGTGGTACGCCACCTAGAGTGGGTAATCCATCACAAGACCAGCTACGTAAGTTGCGCAAGATAAGACCTACTAGCGGTGATGAGCCTGTCTCTTCACTCGCGGGAGCACTAGAAGCGGGTACGGTGGTAAAGCATATCCGTTTTGGTAAAGGGATTGTGGTAGGACTAGAAGGGAAAGGCCAAGATCAAAAAGCAGAAATTAATTTTGAAAACGGTGGTCTCAAAAAGTTGTTACTACGTTTTGCCAAACTTGAAATCGTAAGCTAG
- a CDS encoding DUF5655 domain-containing protein, with translation MALYKIEKSLKYIKEKPFRLEKEIQDLTENNLKTIFGLEFVKSEFALNNFRIDTLAFDIEANSFVIIEYKRDKNFSVIDQGYAYLSLMLNNKADFILEFNESQNRTLKRTDIDWSQSRVLFVSQKFTNYQREAINFKDLPIELWEVKRFENETVSFEQIKKAGAQESIKTISKTDETIDKISKEIKVYSESEHLKRVTEETKELYEKVKSALLNLGDLEVKPKKKYIAYVSGTNVVDIQVQKSALKLHINLKKGELEDSKKLTRDVSEIGHYGNGDYQLQFSNDEDIEYIMSLIKQSLKKNKK, from the coding sequence ATGGCATTATACAAAATAGAAAAATCTTTAAAATACATTAAAGAAAAACCATTTCGTCTCGAAAAAGAAATCCAAGACTTAACAGAAAATAATCTAAAAACAATATTCGGACTTGAATTTGTCAAATCAGAATTTGCGCTGAATAATTTTCGAATTGATACTCTTGCTTTTGACATTGAAGCGAATTCTTTTGTGATAATCGAATATAAACGAGATAAAAACTTTAGTGTGATTGATCAAGGTTATGCTTATTTGTCACTAATGTTAAATAACAAAGCTGATTTTATACTTGAATTTAACGAAAGTCAAAACAGAACACTGAAAAGGACTGATATTGATTGGTCTCAATCCAGAGTCCTTTTCGTTTCCCAGAAATTTACTAATTATCAACGTGAGGCTATAAATTTCAAAGATTTACCAATTGAATTATGGGAAGTAAAGAGATTTGAAAATGAAACTGTTTCATTTGAACAAATTAAAAAGGCTGGTGCTCAAGAAAGTATTAAAACGATTTCTAAAACGGACGAAACAATTGACAAAATATCTAAAGAAATAAAAGTTTACTCTGAATCTGAACATCTGAAAAGAGTAACAGAAGAAACAAAAGAGCTTTATGAAAAGGTTAAAAGTGCTCTTTTAAATTTAGGCGATTTAGAAGTAAAACCAAAGAAGAAATATATAGCTTATGTTTCTGGAACAAACGTTGTCGACATACAAGTTCAAAAGAGCGCTCTTAAACTTCATATTAACCTTAAAAAAGGGGAGTTAGAGGATTCAAAAAAACTGACGAGAGATGTTTCTGAAATTGGTCATTATGGAAATGGAGATTACCAATTACAATTCAGTAACGATGAGGATATAGAGTATATTATGAGTCTAATAAAACAATCTCTGAAAAAGAATAAAAAATAA